The Saprospiraceae bacterium genome contains the following window.
GTTAAATTGTATTTACTGTTTCTCGATTATAAACACATCCTCATCAGATTTGGACATGTAATACTTTTCGCGCGCAAATTTCTCATAATTATTCTCAAAATCACGTTTATCGTCGCGAACTTTTACGATTAATTTTAGAAATTCATCCCGCTCCTTTTCAAGCGCCATAAGATTCGAGTAAATTTTTAGGGCAACGGGGATCCTGTATTGATCAAAAAAATACATATAGACAAGGAATGACACTGCTGTCAACCAATACTTATGGATCGAAATCCAATGAGGTAAATAGGTAATTATGGGGATCGTTTTCTTCTTTTGAGACACAATCACAGGAATATAAGGCAAATATATATACTATTTATTTATCAAATATCATTTTGCCCGGATAATATGCCTGATTTTCCAATTCTTCTTCAATTCGAAGCAGTTGATTGTATTTTGCGACCCGATCGGAACGGGATAACGAACCTGTTTTAATTTGCCCACAATGAAGTGCAACGGCTAAATCCGCAATGGTTGTATCCTCCGTTTCTCCAGAACGGTGACTCATCACGCACTTATATGAATTGCTTTGCGCTAAATGAACGGCATCGATGGTTTCTGTTAAGGTTCCAATTTGGTTTAGCTTAATCAAAACCGCATTGGCAGCGTGGAGTGAGATTCCTTGTTGGATTCGTTTTGGATTGGTAACAAACAAATCATCCCCAACCAATTGAATCTTATGTCCAATGGCCTTGGTCAATGCAATCCATGCATTCCAATCGTCTTCAGCCAAAGCATCTTCAATCGATACAAGTGGATAATTTGCAGCTAACCGGATCCAATAATCTACCATTTGTTCGCTACTTAAAGACCTACCATCCGATTTATGAAAAACATATCTTTGAGTTTTCTCATCAAAAAGTTCAGATACAGCCGGATCCATTGCCATTGCAATGTCTTGTCCTGCCTTATAGCCCGCTTTATCTATGGCAAGCATGATCAGATCCAAGGCTTCTTCATTTGTATTCAGAGCTGGAGCAAAACCTCCTTCATCCCCAACATTGGTAGAAAAGCCTTTCGATTTTAATACGGCTTTTAAATTGTGAAAAACTTCTGAACCCATCCGCAGAGCTTCTGCAAACGAAGAAGCTCCAATAGGTGCTATCATAAATTCCTGAAAATCGAGCTTATTGTCTGCATGGGCACCTCCGTTGACGATATTCATTAAAGGGACAGGGAGCGTATGTGCATTCACCCCACCTATATATTTGTAAAGAGGGAGATTGGCCTCTGTTGACGCTGCTTTTGCAACTGCCAATGAAATTCCCAGAATCGCATTGGCTCCAAATCTGGATTTATTTTCAGTTCCATCCGCTTCGATCATTGTTTTATCAATTACACGTTGCTGAGAAACATCCATTCCAAGAATTTCTTCGGCAAGTTCTTCTTCAATGAATTGACATGCTTTGAGCACCCCTTTACCCAGAAATTTAGTTTGATCACCATCCCTCAATTCTACGGCTTCATGTTTGCCTGTTGATGCTCCGGAAGGAACCGCCGCTCGCTCAACAATTCCAAATTCAGTTTCTACTTCGACTTCGACTGTTGGAAATCCCCTACTGTCTAAAATTTGCCTTGCACGGATATCTATGATCTCACTCATGTATTAAACTTTCTTGGTTTAGTTTCGCTGTATTTTGATAAAACTGTTTAAACAAGTACCTTGAATCATGCGGACCCGGCCCTGCTTCCGGATGGTATTGCACACTAAAAACAGGCAAGGTTTTATGGCGTATGCCTTCAACCGACTGATCATTTAAATTGATGTGGGTTAATTCAATTTCAGAATTGTGTTTCAGAATATCTTCCGGCTTTACAGCAAATCCATGATTTTGACTAGTGATTTCACCCAATCCACTGATTAAATTCTTTACAGGATGGTTGGTCCCACGGTGCCCATGATGCATTTTAAATGTAGAAACACCTAAAGCCAGGTTTACCAATTGGTGACCCAAGCAAATTCCAAAGACTGGTTTCCGGGTTGCGATCATTGCGGTTACGGTATCAATGGCATACTCCATAACTTCGGGATCTCCTGGACCATTGGACAAGAAATACGCATCTGGATTCCATGCATTGATTTCTTGGATGGTGCTTTTTGCTGGAAATACTTTTATATAAAATCCCATGATTTCAAGTTGCTTCAAAATGGATTTTTTGATACCATAATCCATTGCCGCCAATCGGAGTTTGCTTTCTGAATTTCCTATTAAGTAGGCCGTTTCTGTACTTACTTTTGATGCCAATTCGAGGCCTTCCATGTTAGGCACACTTTCTAAAAATTTCGCTAATTCTTTAATATCACTTAGTTCTGTAGATATGACAGCATTCATAGCACCATGAATCCGAATATGTCGCACCAAGGCTCTGGTATCAATGCCATGAATGCATATTACGCCATTTCTTTCGAGATAATCATTTAGATTCTCTTCTGCTTGGGTCCGACTCAGATGCCATGAAAAATTTCGACAAACCAAACCCCGTATTTGAACATTTGCAGATTCTGCTTCATTATGAATAATTCCATAATTTCCAATATGGACATTGGTATTAATCATAATCTGACCGTAATAACTCGGATCGGTATATATTTCTTGGTAACCGGTCATCCCGGTATTGAAACAAATCTCAGCTCCAAAAGTACCTGTTTTGCCTGCTGCGAAGCCTTTGAAATAGGTACCGTCTTGTAAAAGCAGCCATGCGTTTTGAGTAGAGCTGGTTGGCATATAAATAAATTATATTAGATTTTCACAAATATATAAAGCATTCTTTGAATGCTGATTGTTTTTGTATGTACAAAAAAAAAGCGGCTAAAGCCGCTTTAAATTTTTATTCCTTCTCTTCAGAAACAACAGTCCCGCCGGTTTCAACCGATGGATTGGCTGAATCTGACTTTTTTGTCCGTCCTCTACGAGTCTTTTTAATTTCAGCCGTTGGTGCTTTTGACTGAGAAGCAGAAATCATGATGTCATTAAAATCAACCATTTCAATCATTGCCATTTCAGCTCCATCCCCTTTTCTGAATCCTGTACGGATTACACGGGTATAACCACCTGGTCTGGTAGCAATTTTACCAGCAACTGTCCCAAATAATTCTGTGATTGAATCTTTGTCCTGCAAATAGCTAAATACCGTTCTTCTTGAATGTGTGGTATTGCTTTTTGATTTAGTCATTAAGGGTTCAATAAATACTCTCAATGCTTTTGCTTTTGCAAGCGTGGTATTGATACGCTTGTGTTTAATTAAAGCAGAGGCCAGGTTTCTTAAAAGAGCTACCCGATGTCCTTTTTTTCTGCCTAAATGATTAAATGCTTTTCCGTGTCGCATGCTATTAGTTTATACTCCGCGTTTAAAAATTAATCTTCGTCCAATTTATATTTGGATAGATCCATTCCAAAACTCAGGTTTTTAGTTTGTAATAATTCTTCAATTTCCACCAATGATTTTTTTCCGAAATTCCGGAACTTTAACAATTCATGTGTGTCATACTTAACCATTTCTGCCAATGAATTAATTTTAGCAGCTTTTAAGCAATTGTAAGCACGAACTGATAAATCTAAATCTTCTAAAGGTGTTTTTAATAATTTGCGCATATGAAGAACGTGTTCATCAACAATCGTATCTTCTTTACGCACTGCATCTTCGAATGTGATGTTTTCATCTGTAATCAACATCAAATGTTGAATCATAATCCGAGCAGCTTCTTTTACAGCTTCTTCTGGATGAATCGTACCATCGGTTCTAACTTCAAGGATTAATTTTTCGTAATCTGTTTTTTGTCCAACCCTGGTATTTGAAATGCTGTAAGTTACTTTTTGTATTGGCGTGTAAATGGCATCAACAGGAATGATTCCTATAGGTAAATCCTTAGTAATCATTTCATCCGCTGGCATATACCCACGGCCTTTTGCAATGGTTAATTCCAATTCTAAATTCACAAAAGGCTCCATTCTACAAATAATCAAGTCTGGATTGGTAACTTTAAAAACATTGGTACTGTTTTCAAGGTCTCCTGCTGTAAATTTATCTTTACCACTGATGGTGATGTAAATTTTTTCTTCTTTGATGGTATTGGCATCCATCAATGGTTTTAATCGAACCTGTTTCAGATTCAGAATGATTTCAACCACATCTTCCATTACTCCTTTAATGGTAGCAAATTCGTGTTCAACGCCGGCAATACGTACGTTTGAAATTGCAAATCCTTCAAGGGACGACAAGAGAATTCTTCTTAAGGAATTTCCAATTGTTTGTCCGAATCCAGGTTCCAACGGCTTAAATTCAAAAGTACCTTCAAAGTCGGTTGATTTTTGAAGAATGATTTGATCCGGCTTTTGAAAGTTAAGAATACTCATGCTGTGAACGTTTTTATTATTAATAGGATTACTTAGAATACAACTCGACAATCAATTGTTCGTTGATTGGTTCTGGTACCTGCTCGCGATTAGGATATTGAAGAAATTTACCCTCCATCTTATCAGCATTCCATTCCAACCAAGGAAATTTGCGTGTATCGGTTTTTTGAGCAACGTGGTGCTTGATGAATTCCAATCCTTGAGATTTTCCTCTTACGGTTAATACATCACCCGGTTTTAAACGGAATGATGGAATATTTACCAATTTTCCATTTACATTGATGTGACGGTGTGAAACCATTTGACGAGCCCCTTTCCGGGTTGGAGCAATCCCCATCCGGTATACGGTATTATCAAGACGTGCTTCCAAGTATTGGAATAAGTTTTCACCAGTTACACCTTCTTTCTTATGTGCATCATGGAATATATTTCTAAATTGACGTTCTAAAACGCCATAGGTATATTTAGCTTTTTGTTTTTCAATCAGCTGCAAAGCATAGTTTGATTTTTGCTTCTTTTTACGGGAAGGACCATGTTGCCCCGGAGCATATTTTTTCTTTTCAAAAGACTTATCATAACCAGTCAAAGACTGTCCGAACGATCTTGATTTTTTAGTAACCGGGCCTGTATATCTCGCCATATCTTAATTTCTACTATTGAAGGATTATACTCTACGATGTTTAGGAGGTCTGCAACCATTATGCGGAATCGGTGTCGTGTCAATAATTTTAGTGATTTTAATTCCAGAACTATCCAATGCTCTAATGGCAGCTTCACGACCTGAACCAGGACCTTTTACCAATACTTCTGCAGAGCGCATACCGGCATCAAATGCAGTAGCCGCAGCTGTATTTGCAGACATTTGTGCAGCGAATGGGGTATTCTTTTTTGAACCTCTAAAACCAGATCTACCGGCACTTGACCACGAAATAACTTCACCTGCTTTATTGCACAATGAAATAATGATATTGTTAAAAGTTGCTTGAATGAATGCAATTCCTTCAGAATCAACTTTAACTTTTCTCTTTTTAACCTTTTTTCCTTTTGCCATAAATGAATGGAATAAATAATATTACTTGGTTGCTTTTTTCTTGTTTGCCACGGTTTTACGCTTTCCTTTTCTAGTACGCGCATTGGTTTTTGTACGCTGACCACGAACTGGAAGGCCTTTTCTGTGACGGATTCCACGGTAGCATGCAATGTCCATTAATCGTTTAATACTCAATTGGACATCTGATCGAAGTTCCCCTTCGACTTTAATTTCTTCCTGAATCAATTTTGCAATTGATTGGACTTGATCATTTGACCATTCCTGAACCCGGACACTTTCTCCGATCCCAACTTTGGACAATATGTTTTTAGCTGTAGTCGAACCTATCCCATAGATATAGGTTAAGCCTACAACTCCTCTTTTATTTCTTGGTAAATCAACCCCTGCAATACGTGCCATAGAATTTCTTGTTTTGAATTAACCTTGACGTTGTTTGAATTTAGGATTTTTCTTGTTGATTATATACAACTTCCCTTTCCGACGTACAAACTTGCAGTCAGCTGTTCTTTTTTTAATGGAGGTTCTTACTTTCATTTCTTTTTATTTATATCTATAGGTAATTCTCCCCCTTGACAAGTCGTATGGGCTCATTTCAACCGATACTTTGTCACCGGGAAGAATTCTTATATAATTCATCCGCATTTTGCCCGAAATTGTCGCAATTATAAGATGATCGTTCTGAAGTCTTACCCTAAACATGGCATTTGAAAGTGCTTCTTCTATCGTACCATCCTGGGTAATCAGGTTCTTTTTGGTCATCTTAAAATTTTCGGAGTGCAAATATCTATCTTTTTAATCAATTTTTGTCAATTCTATGTTATTTTTCACAGATTTTTCAATGATTTTGTGATCTGAAAGCTTTTCTCCCCCATCCCTTCGAACTGCAACGGTATGTTCGAAATGTGCGGAAGGTTTTTTGTCCTGAGTAACCATGGTCCACCCGTCTTTAAGTTGCTTGACTCTTCGGGTGCCCAAATTAATCATGGGTTCTATCGCAATGACCAATCCTTCTTTTAGAACCAGCCCACGACCCTTTTTTCCAAAATTTGGAATCTCTGGGGGTTCATGCAATTGTTTTCCAATTCCATGTCCAACCAATTCCCGAACAACACCATAGCCATATTTTCCTTCTGTGTGATCTTGAATGGCCTGACTGATGTCTCCAACTCGGTTTCCAAATTTGGCTTCCTTAATTCCAAGTTCTAAGGATTCTACCGTCACCTTCAATAATTGTAAAATTTCAGGGGCAACTTCTCCCACCACAAAGGTGTATGCTGAATCTCCATAAAAATCATTCAAACACACTCCACAATCTACAGAAACGACATCCCCACTTTTTATAGGTTCCTTTGATGGAATTCCATGCACCACTTGTTCATTAATTGAAATGCACAAACTGGCAGGAAAACCGTGAAAACCTTTAAATGCCGGAAATGCTTTATGATCTCTTATATATTCTTCTGCTTTTTTATCCAAAGCCAGGCCAGAAATCCCTGGTTTCAAAAGGCTCGCAACTTCTGCTAACGTTGCACAAACCAGCAGCGAACTAATTCGCATTATTTCGATTTCCTCTTCTGTTTTGAGGTAAATCATTCAATTCTCGATTAACCGTTTACAATCGGACCAACTCCTTGACTAAAGCGTCCTTCAATTCTTCCTGATTTCACCAAGCCATCGTATTTTCTCATGAGTAAATAAGATTCCACTTGAGACAAGGTATCCAGAATAACCCCTACCATGATCAGAACGGAAGACCCACCAAAGAATCTTGCAAATTGTGGATTTACACCAAATACCACTGCAATGGAAGGAAGTATCGTTAAAAAACCTAAGAAAATGGCCCCTGGCAAAGTAATCCGGGTAGTAGTCGTATCAATGTATTCTTCTGTATCTTCTCCAGGTTTAATTCCTGGAATAAATGCATTCTGCCGTTTAAGATATTCGGCATAATTCTGAGGATTAACAATTAAAGCGGTATAGATATAGGTAAACCCAACAACCAGAATAAAAGTCAGAAAATTATGCCAAAACCCATAAGGATCTGTCAAAGTATGCATTACCCCTGTAGTTCCTAATGTTGGATCTGAGGTCATATATTGTACTGCTGTCAATGGCAAAAACAATATAGCCTGGGCAAAAATGATCGGCATAACACCGGCTGCATTTACTTTAAGTGAATGTAATCCCGGTTGGTAGCCATTGGCATCGAACCGGTACCTCTTCCTACCATTCGCTTTGCAAATTGAATGGGTATTTTTCTGACTCCCTGAATGACCAGGATCGTGGCTATTACAATCAGGAATAGAATGATAATCTCCAATAAAAAGAGTAAAAATGACTGTGAATTCAATTCGAATGCAAACGCAGATGGCAAGGATGCAATAATCCCGATCATGATGATCAATGAAGTACCATTTCCAATTCCGCGATCTGTAATCCGTTCACCCAGCCACATACAGAATACTGTACCCGTAGCCAGAATGATACTATTGGAAAACCAGAAAATGAACGCGCTAACATTTGGATCAACGGCACCCATGGATTTTACATAGGTCAAATATCCACCACCCTGAACCAGGGTAATAAACACCGTAAGGATCCTTGTGATTTGACTTAATTTTTTGCGGCCGGACTCTCCTTCCTTTTGTTGAAGTCTTTGAAAATATGGCACAGCAAAACCTAATAACTGAACAATAATGGAAGCCGTGATATAGGGCATAATCCCCAATGCAAAAATAGACGCCTTATCAAAAGCACCACCTGTATAGCTATTAATTAATCCAAACAAGCTATTTGCAGAATTTGATGCTTTTTGATTCAATATTGAAGGATCAACTCCCGGTAATACGATAAATGATCCTACTCTGAAAATTATAAGCAAGGTAAGCGTATAAATAATCTTATCCCTTAGCTCTTGAATGCTCCAGATATTCTTTAAAGTTTCAATTAATTTTTTCATTCAGAAAAGTTAAATGAGTTCGATGGATCCACCTGCTGCTTCAATTTTGGTTTTAGCAGAAGCAGTGCATGCATGTACTCTTAATTTGAAAGCCTTAGTAATTTCTCCACGTCCCAAAATTTTTATTTTGTCGTTGACATTAAAAATTTTGTTGGAATTAAAAAATTCCTGATTTATTTCAGTTACCTGATATCTTTCTGCATAGTTAGAAAGTGTATCAAGGTTGACTTCTTTATAATTAATCCGGTTGATGTTTCTAAATCCAAATTTCGGAATACGTCTTTGCAGCGGTGTTTGACCCCCTTCAAACCCTTTAGTGGTTGTTGCCCCAGAACGGGCTTTCATACCCTTATGTCCTTTTCCTGAGGTTCCTCCGTGACCGGATCCTTCACCTCTAGCAATACGTTTTTCCTTATGGATGGCTCCTTTAGCCGGTTTAAGATTGTGTAATTCCATGATACTTATATCTTTTCAACTTGAACAAGATGTTTAACTTTATTAACCATTCCCAAGATCTGTGGCGTTGATTCAACTTCAACAGAATCATGAGGGTTTCTTAAGCCCAATGCTCTTATGGTCAATTTTTGTCTTTCGCTCGTTTTAATAACGCTTTTAGACTGAGTAATTTTTATCTTTCCCATGATTCAATACTAAATTATTAACCTTCAAATACTTTTATCAATTCAATTTTACGCTGCTTTGCAACTTCATAGGGACTTCTGATTTTTGTCAGAGCATCCAAGGTTGCTTTTACAACATTGTGCGGATTGGAAGAACCAATTGATTTTGCTAATACGTTATGAATTCCGGCAATTTCCAATACAGCTCGCATCGCTCCACCTGCTATAACTCCTGTTCCATCTGCTGCTGGCTTTATAAATACCCGACCGGCACCGAATTTTCCTTTTTGTTCATGTGCGATGGTCCCTTTTTGAATTGGGACTTTGATTAAATTTTTCTTTGCATCATCTACCGCTTTAGAAATTGCATCAGAAACTTCTCTAGCTTTTCCAATTCCCTGGCCTACAATTCCGTGGCCATCTCCTACTACAACCAATGCCGAAAAGCTGAAGGTTCTACCTCCTTTGGTAACTTTTGCTACCCTGTTTAAGTTAACCAGTTTTTCTTTTAACTCCGTTTCACCAGCTGCCTTAACTCGTACTACATGCGATTTTGCCATGATCTTTATTATAGAAATTTAATTTTAAAAATTTAATCCACCTTCACGGGCTCCCTCAGCCAATGCTTTAATTCTGCCATGATATAAAAATCCACCGCGATCAAAAACCACTGCATCGATATTTATACTTTTAGCTTTGCTGGCTATCAACGTTCCAACCTTTTTTGCAAGATCACTTTTGCTTGCTTTTCCCAAGCTTTTATCACTGGATGAAGCTGCGCACAATGTTTTTCCTGCTGTGTCATCAATAAGTTGACAATAAATTGCCGTATTGCTTTTAAATACCGCCAATCTCGGACGCTCTGGAGTTCCGACAACTGATTTGCGAATTCTAAATCTTATCTTTTGACGTTGTGTATCTTTATTTTTTTTCATGTCAATCGAATTACCGATTAAAAAACTAATTATTACTTACCTGCAGATTTACCAGCTTTTCTACGAAGAACTTCACCAGTAAATTTGATACCTTTCCCTTTAAATGGTTCAGGTGCTTTGAATGAACGTATTTTAGCACAGATCTGACCGATTAATTGCAAATCAGAACCTTTTAATATTATTTTAGGATTCGAACCTTTTTCTGTGATCGTTTCCACTTTTAATTCACTGGGTATATAAAACAAGATTGGATGTGAATAACCAATAGACAATTCCAATAAATTTCCTGTATTCGAAACCCTGAAACCCACACCGACCAATTCCATTTGTTTTGTAAAGCCTTCATTTACTCCAGTGACCATATTACTTACTAATGCACGGGTTAAGCCATGAAGCGATTTGTGTCTCTTTTGTTCTGTGGGTCTACTGATGCTGATATTTCCATCTTCTGTTGTGACTTTCATATCCGGATCAATCGCCTGAGTCAACGACCCTTTAGGACCTTTAACCGTGACAGTCGATTTATCAATTTTAATTTCCACTCCGTTAGGGATTGGAATCAACTTTTTTCCTATTCTTGACATCTTAAATCAATTTATTAATATATGTAACAAAGTACTTCCCCACCAACATTTTCTTTCTTTGCTTCTTTGTCAGTTAAAAGTCCTTTTGAAGTTGAAACAATATATATTCCAAGACCGCTTATAATACGTGGTAATTCATCCACATTACTGTAAACTCTTCTTCCAGGTTTACTCACCCGTTTTAATTCTCTAATAATGGGTAATTTTGAAACAGGATCATATTTTAAGGCAATGCGGATCAAGCCTTGCTTGTTTTCAGAATCCTCAAATTTATATTTTAAAATATAACCACTTTTATAGAGTATTTCCGTAATCGCTTTCTTTGTATTGGATGCAGGAATATCTACGATCCGAAAACCAGCTAACTGCGCATTGCGAATTCTGGTTAGGTAATCTGCGATTGAATCTGTTACAATTGACATAATACTAATTTATAAATTTAAAATTACCAACTTGCTTTTACGATACCAGGAATCTTTCCATCTAAAGCCATCAAACGAAATACATTTCGTGATAGTCCGAAACGACGCATAAATCCTTTTGGACGACCTGTGAGCCCACATCTGTTTTTTAAACGTACCGGAGATGCATCTCTTGGCAATTTTGAAAGTCCATCATAGTCATGGTCTTTTTTAAGTTGAGCACGCACATCATGGTATTTTGCTACCACACGTTCACGCTTTGCCTGTCTTGCTATAATTGATTTTTAGACATAAAAACGAAACTTAAATTTTTTGATTTTTAAAAGGCATACCCATATGTTTTAGCAATTCAAAAGCTTCCGCATCTGTTTTTGCTGTAGTAACAAACGTGATGTCCATTCCTGCAATCTTATTAATTTTATCTAAATCGATTTCAGGAAAAATGATTTGTTCTGTAATCCCCAATGTATAATTCCCTCTTCCATCAAAACTGTTATCAGAAACTCCTCTAAAGTCCCGAACACGAGGCAACGCTACTGTAATGAGTCGATCCATAAATTCATACATCCGGTCGCTTCTCAAAGTTACTTTTGCGCCAATGGGCATTTTTTCTCTTAATTTAAAGTTAGAGATTGCTTTTTTAGATTGGGTGGCAACTGCTTTCTGACCAGTAATCGTCGTGATTTCATTCACTGCAATATCCACTAATTTTTTATCCTGGGTTGCACTTCCTACTCCTTGATTGATGCTTATTTTCACCAATTTAGGAGCCTGCATAATAGAAGAGTATTGAAACGTTTCCATCAATACCGGAACTACATTTTTTTGATAATGTGCTTTAAGTCTGTTTGTGTAACTCATCACTTAATTATTTCACCTGATTTTTTAGAAACACGTACTTTTTGGTCATTGCGAATTTCATAACCTACACGTGTTGGTTTTCCACTCTTTGGGTCTAACAAAGACAAATTGGATATGTGAATTGGAGCTGAAAATTCTACAATTCCACCTGGGTTGTTGTTTGTAGGTTTCATATGTTTTTTAACAATATTGATCCCTTCAACAACTGCCCTGTTTTTTTCACTTACAATCTGGCTTACGATTCCTTCCTTTCCTTTATTGGAACCGGAAATGACCCGGATTTTATCGCCTTTTTTTATTTTAAATTTCATAATTCCTATTCAAATTAATCTTGTAAAATAATCAGAGTACTTCTGGAGCTAATGAAACAATCCGCATATAATCTTTTTCACGAAGCTCCCGTGCAACTGGCCCGAATATACGTGTACCCCTTGGTTCGTCAGCAGCATTTAAGAGTACTACCGCATTATCATCGAAACGGATATAAGAACCGTCTTTACGACGAATTTCTTTTTTGGTTCGAACAATCACCGCTTTTGAAACAGTACCTTTTTTTACACCACCTGGTGTAGCTGATTTTACCGTTACAACGATTTTATCTCCAATAGAAGCATATCTTCTTTTGGTTCCACCTAACACACGAATACAGAGCACTTCTTTTGCACCACTATTATCCGCTACGTTTAGTCTTGATTCTTGTTGTATCATCGCTGCTTAAATTTATTATTCTCCTTTCTTAATAATTTCTACGAGTCTCCAGCATTTATTCTTGCTGAGCGGTCTGGTTTCCATAATACGAACCAAGTCGCCTATTGTACACTCATTGTTTTCATCATGAGCAAAATATTTTTTACTCTTATTCATTCGTTTGCCATACTTGTCATGCAACAAACTTCGCTCAACCTTAACTGTGATAGTTTTGGCCATTTTATTGCTACTGACCACTCCCACTTTTTGCTTTCGAAGATTTCTTTCCATTATAATTGCGTATTATGCTTGTACTGTTGATCGTTTAGTTAATTCAGTTTTCATCATTGCAATTTCTCTTCTTAAAAAGAGGATTTGCTTTGGATTTTGCAGCCCTTTTACTTTGTGCTCCAGTTTTAATGAATGCAATTGATTTAGTGCACCGGTAAGATCTTTCTCAAGCGTCTCCTGATTCATTCCGGTAAATACCTCATATTTTCTTAATGCCATGTCAGTTTATTTAAGCGGTTGCAAGATTTTGAAATTCTCTTCGTACAATCGTTTTCGTTTTTATTGGTAATTTTTGAGCTGCAAGTGCAAAAGCTTCTACAGCAACATCATAAGGAATGCCGTCCATTTCAAAAAGGATGGTACCTGGTTTGATTACAGCTACATAATGATCCAAGGCCCCTTTACCTTTTCCCATACGAACCTCTGCAGGTTTGGATGTGATGGGTTTGTCTGGAAAAATTCGAATCCAAACCGTCCCTTCTCTTTTCATATGTCTGGTC
Protein-coding sequences here:
- the map gene encoding type I methionyl aminopeptidase codes for the protein MIYLKTEEEIEIMRISSLLVCATLAEVASLLKPGISGLALDKKAEEYIRDHKAFPAFKGFHGFPASLCISINEQVVHGIPSKEPIKSGDVVSVDCGVCLNDFYGDSAYTFVVGEVAPEILQLLKVTVESLELGIKEAKFGNRVGDISQAIQDHTEGKYGYGVVRELVGHGIGKQLHEPPEIPNFGKKGRGLVLKEGLVIAIEPMINLGTRRVKQLKDGWTMVTQDKKPSAHFEHTVAVRRDGGEKLSDHKIIEKSVKNNIELTKID
- the rplO gene encoding 50S ribosomal protein L15, with the translated sequence MELHNLKPAKGAIHKEKRIARGEGSGHGGTSGKGHKGMKARSGATTTKGFEGGQTPLQRRIPKFGFRNINRINYKEVNLDTLSNYAERYQVTEINQEFFNSNKIFNVNDKIKILGRGEITKAFKLRVHACTASAKTKIEAAGGSIELI
- the rpmD gene encoding 50S ribosomal protein L30 produces the protein MGKIKITQSKSVIKTSERQKLTIRALGLRNPHDSVEVESTPQILGMVNKVKHLVQVEKI
- the rpsE gene encoding 30S ribosomal protein S5, giving the protein MAKSHVVRVKAAGETELKEKLVNLNRVAKVTKGGRTFSFSALVVVGDGHGIVGQGIGKAREVSDAISKAVDDAKKNLIKVPIQKGTIAHEQKGKFGAGRVFIKPAADGTGVIAGGAMRAVLEIAGIHNVLAKSIGSSNPHNVVKATLDALTKIRSPYEVAKQRKIELIKVFEG
- the rplR gene encoding 50S ribosomal protein L18, which translates into the protein MDMKKNKDTQRQKIRFRIRKSVVGTPERPRLAVFKSNTAIYCQLIDDTAGKTLCAASSSDKSLGKASKSDLAKKVGTLIASKAKSINIDAVVFDRGGFLYHGRIKALAEGAREGGLNF
- the rplF gene encoding 50S ribosomal protein L6, with amino-acid sequence MSRIGKKLIPIPNGVEIKIDKSTVTVKGPKGSLTQAIDPDMKVTTEDGNISISRPTEQKRHKSLHGLTRALVSNMVTGVNEGFTKQMELVGVGFRVSNTGNLLELSIGYSHPILFYIPSELKVETITEKGSNPKIILKGSDLQLIGQICAKIRSFKAPEPFKGKGIKFTGEVLRRKAGKSAGK
- the rpsH gene encoding 30S ribosomal protein S8, which produces MSIVTDSIADYLTRIRNAQLAGFRIVDIPASNTKKAITEILYKSGYILKYKFEDSENKQGLIRIALKYDPVSKLPIIRELKRVSKPGRRVYSNVDELPRIISGLGIYIVSTSKGLLTDKEAKKENVGGEVLCYIY
- the rpsN gene encoding 30S ribosomal protein S14, translated to MIARQAKRERVVAKYHDVRAQLKKDHDYDGLSKLPRDASPVRLKNRCGLTGRPKGFMRRFGLSRNVFRLMALDGKIPGIVKASW
- the rplE gene encoding 50S ribosomal protein L5; this encodes MSYTNRLKAHYQKNVVPVLMETFQYSSIMQAPKLVKISINQGVGSATQDKKLVDIAVNEITTITGQKAVATQSKKAISNFKLREKMPIGAKVTLRSDRMYEFMDRLITVALPRVRDFRGVSDNSFDGRGNYTLGITEQIIFPEIDLDKINKIAGMDITFVTTAKTDAEAFELLKHMGMPFKNQKI
- the rplX gene encoding 50S ribosomal protein L24, whose protein sequence is MKFKIKKGDKIRVISGSNKGKEGIVSQIVSEKNRAVVEGINIVKKHMKPTNNNPGGIVEFSAPIHISNLSLLDPKSGKPTRVGYEIRNDQKVRVSKKSGEIIK
- the rplN gene encoding 50S ribosomal protein L14, which translates into the protein MIQQESRLNVADNSGAKEVLCIRVLGGTKRRYASIGDKIVVTVKSATPGGVKKGTVSKAVIVRTKKEIRRKDGSYIRFDDNAVVLLNAADEPRGTRIFGPVARELREKDYMRIVSLAPEVL
- the rpsQ gene encoding 30S ribosomal protein S17; this translates as MMERNLRKQKVGVVSSNKMAKTITVKVERSLLHDKYGKRMNKSKKYFAHDENNECTIGDLVRIMETRPLSKNKCWRLVEIIKKGE
- the rpmC gene encoding 50S ribosomal protein L29, with amino-acid sequence MALRKYEVFTGMNQETLEKDLTGALNQLHSLKLEHKVKGLQNPKQILFLRREIAMMKTELTKRSTVQA